A window of the Diabrotica undecimpunctata isolate CICGRU chromosome 1, icDiaUnde3, whole genome shotgun sequence genome harbors these coding sequences:
- the LOC140439214 gene encoding transcription initiation factor TFIID subunit 6-like, protein MTNKIIAKGDTVYIKISPDIHEISMEQQVFFLRLTEGIFGYSEQIRNERLRILASDCNIQYLLPYLSTFIKDGIHANIAYPDLTLLIYCVRMVKSLLGNPHINLVPVLHEIIPAILSCALARKISKYYYDNHWTLRDFSVFLTATICEKYNNPVNNITNRVIGIYLKPLKNCAKYHLTSMYGAIKGLGSLGDEVIKTFLLPHLSNIGKILFLLFEQSASTITLKENNQVLLEAKHLRSVVLNVVAPVLLKTNNVNDGGLTYLQQFGYIGRFLYLEVKNLEKSDFKNPNPQIHEVVT, encoded by the coding sequence ATGACAAACAAAATTATAGCAAAAGGTGATACGGTATACATAAAAATATCACCAGATATTCACGAGATCTCCATGGAACAGCAAGTATTCTTTTTGAGACTAACTGAGGGCATTTTTGGATACAGCGAGCAAATAAGAAATGAAAGACTTAGAATTTTGGCTTCAGATTGTAATATCCAGTATCTACTTCCCTATTTAAGTACTTTTATAAAAGATGGAATCCACGCGAATATAGCCTATCCCGACTTAACGTTGTTAATATATTGTGTACGTATGGTAAAGAGCCTTTTGGGTAACCCACATATAAACCTAGTTCCAGTACTGCATGAGATCATTCCAGCCATTTTGTCATGCGCGTTGGCACGgaaaataagtaaatattattaCGATAACCATTGGACTTTACGAGATTTTTCTGTGTTTTTAACAGCTACTATTTGCGAAAAATATAATAACCCAGTTAATAATATAACAAATAGGGTAATAGGAATATATTTAAAACCTTTAAAAAACTGTGCAAAGTATCATCTAACTTCTATGTATGGGGCCATCAAAGGACTAGGCAGTTTGGGTGATGAAGTTATTAAAACCTTTTTACTTCCCCATTTATCCAATATTGGGAAAATATTGTTTCTTTTGTTTGAACAATCCGCAAGTACTATTACGCTGAAAGAAAACAACCAAGTCCTTTTGGAAGCCAAACATCTGAGAagtgttgttttaaatgttgttgctCCTGTTTTACTAAAAACTAATAATGTTAATGACGGAGGTTTAACGTATTTGCAGCAATTTGGGTATATTGGCAGATTTCTTTACCTTGAGGTAAAAAACTTAGAAAAATCAGACTTTAAAAATCCAAATCCTCAAATTCATGAAGTGGTAACATGA